Proteins from a single region of Stutzerimonas stutzeri:
- a CDS encoding glutathione S-transferase family protein, whose protein sequence is MALQLVIGDKNYSSWSLRAALAVELSGAACAQVPVSLYRPDSRARLLAYSPTGKVPVLLTEEGPVWDSLAIAEYLAEHFPNAHLWPRERYARALARSICAEMHSGFQALRSHLPMDMARDQALPELPEAVRADVERICAIWSDCRERFGHQSGDYLFGQPGITDAFYAPVASRLRSYRVALPAVAASYVETIHQWPAFQRWHQSALQEVRK, encoded by the coding sequence ATGGCTCTGCAATTGGTAATCGGCGACAAGAACTACTCATCCTGGTCGCTGCGCGCCGCCCTGGCAGTAGAACTGTCCGGCGCTGCGTGCGCGCAGGTTCCGGTCTCGCTCTATCGGCCGGACAGCCGAGCCCGGCTGCTGGCTTACTCGCCGACCGGCAAGGTGCCGGTACTGCTGACCGAGGAGGGCCCGGTGTGGGATTCGCTGGCAATTGCCGAATACCTGGCCGAGCATTTCCCCAATGCACACCTCTGGCCACGCGAGCGCTATGCGCGCGCATTGGCGCGAAGTATCTGCGCGGAGATGCACAGTGGCTTTCAGGCGCTGCGCAGTCATCTGCCGATGGATATGGCGCGTGATCAGGCCTTGCCCGAGCTACCCGAGGCAGTGCGGGCAGACGTCGAGCGAATCTGCGCTATCTGGAGCGATTGCCGCGAGCGCTTTGGCCACCAGAGCGGTGATTATCTATTTGGCCAACCAGGCATCACTGATGCGTTCTATGCCCCGGTGGCTTCCCGCCTGCGAAGCTATCGAGTGGCACTGCCGGCGGTTGCAGCGAGCTACGTCGAGACTATCCATCAGTGGCCGGCTTTTCAGCGCTGGCATCAGAGCGCCCTGCAGGAAGTGCGAAAGTGA
- a CDS encoding Nudix family hydrolase produces the protein MKRIHVAAAVIRGADARVLIAKRPLDKHQGGLWEFPGGKVEADERVEAALARELLEELGIVVTAAQPLIQVRHDYPDKQVLLDVWEVQAFTGEPHGAEGQPLMWVTADQLTNYSFPAANQPIVAAARLPHRYLITPDGIAPQRLLEGLARALDDGIRLIQLRVPSLPPAAYRALAERALALCEGQAQLMLKGPLQWACDYPGAGWHLTAGQLREQAGRERPIAASRWLAASCHDAEELALAAVLGVDFVTLSPVLATASHPDASPLGWPQVADLLLGFDRPAYLLGGLQASDLSAARQAGAQGVAAIRAFWPD, from the coding sequence GTGAAACGAATCCATGTAGCCGCAGCCGTCATTCGTGGTGCCGACGCGCGCGTGCTTATCGCAAAGCGTCCGCTCGACAAACACCAGGGAGGATTGTGGGAATTTCCCGGCGGCAAGGTCGAGGCGGATGAGCGCGTCGAGGCGGCGCTGGCGCGTGAGTTGCTGGAGGAGCTGGGCATCGTCGTTACCGCGGCGCAGCCGTTGATCCAGGTGCGCCACGATTATCCGGACAAGCAAGTGCTGCTCGATGTCTGGGAGGTGCAGGCGTTTACCGGTGAACCCCACGGGGCGGAAGGCCAGCCGCTGATGTGGGTGACGGCGGATCAGCTGACGAACTACAGCTTCCCGGCTGCGAATCAGCCGATCGTCGCGGCTGCGCGCTTGCCGCACCGCTACCTGATAACGCCGGATGGCATCGCCCCACAACGGTTGCTCGAAGGACTCGCGCGAGCACTGGATGACGGCATACGGCTGATCCAACTGCGTGTGCCGTCGCTACCGCCTGCCGCCTACCGTGCGTTGGCGGAGCGGGCGCTAGCTTTGTGCGAGGGGCAGGCTCAACTGATGCTCAAGGGCCCGCTACAGTGGGCGTGCGACTATCCCGGGGCTGGCTGGCATCTGACCGCCGGACAGCTGAGAGAGCAGGCTGGGCGGGAACGACCGATCGCGGCGAGCCGCTGGTTGGCGGCGTCCTGTCACGATGCCGAGGAGCTGGCGCTGGCGGCCGTATTGGGAGTAGATTTCGTCACGCTGTCGCCAGTGCTGGCGACCGCCAGCCATCCGGATGCCTCACCGTTGGGCTGGCCGCAGGTCGCGGATTTACTGCTAGGCTTCGACCGCCCGGCCTACCTGTTGGGCGGACTTCAGGCATCCGACCTGTCCGCGGCACGCCAGGCCGGTGCGCAGGGTGTCGCTGCGATTCGAGCGTTCTGGCCGGATTGA
- the ahpC gene encoding alkyl hydroperoxide reductase subunit C produces the protein MSLINTQVQPFKVNAFHNGKFIEVTEESLKGKWSVLIFMPAAFTFNCPTEIEDAANSYAEFQKAGTEVYIVTTDTHFSHKVWHETSPAVGKAQFPLIGDPTHQLTRAFGVHIEEEGLALRGTFLINPEGVIKTVEIHSNEIARDVSETLRKLKAAQYTAAHPGEVCPAKWKEGEKTLAPSLDLVGKI, from the coding sequence ATGTCGCTGATCAACACTCAAGTTCAACCCTTCAAAGTCAATGCCTTCCACAATGGCAAGTTCATCGAAGTCACCGAAGAATCCCTGAAGGGCAAGTGGTCCGTGCTGATCTTCATGCCGGCTGCCTTCACCTTCAACTGCCCGACTGAAATCGAAGACGCTGCCAACAGCTACGCCGAGTTCCAGAAGGCCGGTACCGAGGTGTACATCGTCACCACCGATACCCATTTCTCGCACAAGGTCTGGCACGAAACTTCCCCTGCCGTTGGCAAGGCGCAGTTCCCGCTGATCGGCGACCCGACTCACCAGCTGACCCGCGCTTTCGGTGTGCACATCGAAGAAGAAGGTCTGGCGCTGCGTGGCACCTTCCTGATCAACCCGGAAGGCGTGATCAAGACCGTCGAGATCCACTCCAACGAGATCGCTCGTGACGTGTCCGAGACCCTGCGCAAGCTGAAGGCCGCTCAGTACACCGCCGCTCACCCGGGTGAAGTCTGCCCGGCCAAGTGGAAAGAGGGCGAGAAGACCCTGGCTCCTTCGCTGGACCTGGTCGGCAAGATCTAA
- the ahpF gene encoding alkyl hydroperoxide reductase subunit F: MLDTNLKTQLKAYLEKVTQPFEIVASLDDGEKSQEMLSLLQDIASLSDKITLKTDGDDARKPSFSLNRIGGSISLRFAGIPMGHEFTSLVLALLQVGGHPSKTAPEVIEQIKALDGDYRFETYFSLSCQNCPDVVQALNLMAVLNPNIKHVAIDGALFQDEVEARQIMSVPSIYLNGELFTQGRMSEEEILAKLDTGSSARDAEKLKAKDAFDVLVVGGGPAGAAAAIYAARKGIRTGVAAERFGGQVLDTMAIENFISVKETEGPKLARALEEHVREYDVDIMNLQRASQLIPAGEDGLHRVQFENGGELKAKTLILATGARWREMNVPGEQEYRGRGVAYCPHCDGPLFKGKRVAVIGGGNSGVEAAIDLAGIVAHVTLLEFGEELRADAVLQRKLNSLPNVRVLKMAQTTEVKGDGQKVTGLVYKDRTNDEVHEVELEGIFVQIGLLPNSEWLKGTLELSRFGEIIVDAKGQTSIPGVFAAGDVTTVPYKQIVIAVGEGAKASLSAFDHLIRSSAPA; this comes from the coding sequence ATGTTGGACACCAATCTCAAGACCCAGTTGAAAGCCTACCTGGAGAAGGTCACCCAGCCCTTCGAGATCGTCGCGTCCCTCGATGACGGCGAGAAGTCCCAGGAAATGCTGAGCCTGCTGCAGGACATCGCCAGCCTCAGCGACAAGATCACTCTGAAGACCGACGGCGACGATGCACGCAAGCCGTCGTTCTCGCTCAACCGCATCGGCGGCAGCATCAGCCTGCGTTTTGCCGGCATCCCCATGGGCCACGAGTTCACCTCGCTGGTGCTGGCCCTGCTGCAGGTCGGCGGCCACCCGTCGAAGACCGCGCCGGAGGTGATCGAGCAGATCAAGGCGCTGGATGGCGACTACCGCTTCGAAACCTACTTCTCGCTGTCCTGCCAGAACTGCCCGGACGTGGTCCAGGCGCTGAACCTGATGGCCGTGCTCAATCCGAACATCAAGCATGTCGCCATCGACGGCGCTCTGTTTCAGGACGAGGTCGAAGCCCGCCAGATCATGTCCGTGCCGAGCATCTACCTCAACGGCGAGCTGTTCACCCAGGGCCGCATGAGCGAGGAAGAGATTCTCGCCAAGCTCGACACCGGCTCCAGCGCCCGTGACGCCGAGAAGCTCAAGGCCAAGGATGCCTTCGACGTGCTGGTGGTCGGTGGTGGCCCGGCCGGCGCCGCAGCGGCCATCTACGCCGCACGCAAGGGCATCCGTACCGGTGTCGCAGCCGAGCGCTTTGGCGGCCAGGTGCTGGACACCATGGCCATCGAGAACTTCATCTCGGTGAAGGAAACCGAAGGCCCGAAACTGGCCCGCGCCCTGGAAGAGCATGTGCGCGAGTACGACGTCGATATCATGAACCTGCAGCGCGCCAGCCAGCTGATCCCGGCGGGCGAAGACGGTCTGCACCGGGTGCAGTTCGAGAACGGCGGTGAGCTCAAGGCCAAGACCCTGATCCTCGCCACTGGCGCCCGCTGGCGCGAGATGAACGTGCCCGGCGAGCAGGAATACCGCGGCCGTGGCGTCGCCTACTGCCCGCACTGTGACGGCCCGCTGTTCAAGGGCAAGCGCGTGGCGGTGATCGGCGGCGGTAACTCCGGCGTGGAAGCGGCCATCGACCTGGCCGGCATCGTCGCTCACGTGACCCTGCTCGAGTTCGGCGAGGAACTGCGTGCCGACGCCGTGCTGCAGCGCAAGCTCAACAGCCTGCCCAATGTTCGCGTGCTCAAGATGGCGCAGACAACCGAGGTCAAAGGCGACGGCCAGAAGGTCACCGGCCTGGTCTACAAGGACCGCACCAACGACGAGGTGCACGAGGTCGAGCTGGAAGGCATCTTCGTGCAGATCGGCCTGCTGCCCAACAGCGAATGGCTCAAGGGCACCCTGGAGCTGTCCCGTTTCGGCGAGATCATCGTCGACGCCAAGGGCCAGACCAGCATCCCAGGCGTGTTCGCCGCCGGTGACGTGACCACGGTGCCGTACAAGCAGATCGTGATCGCCGTGGGTGAAGGCGCTAAGGCCTCGCTGAGCGCCTTCGATCACCTGATCCGGTCGTCCGCGCCGGCCTGA
- a CDS encoding DUF3182 family protein, protein MMNAQTPQSSRRVVLTYPNRPREPQHEKVVHAALAERLAALLGLSYGGEYDPTRRYDAQPYIVPSGTVVGLREAQELGLNEEGDLFGGVVPQAFVETKAITHPLVRPDAVAPVGWSRDFSTQVKGSVLAGYSAFSIEDARDAGRRLLNEGPVRIKPVRATGGRGQQRFDDSDSLDEALFALDEKELAQYGLVLEANLDRVTTFSVGQVRVGGRLASYYGTQRLTQDNAGNEVYGGSDLVIVDGDFDALLALDLPETTRLAVRQAQVYDEAASSCYRQFFASRRNYDIAQGIDGRGQPRSGVLEQSWRIGGASSAEIAALEVFKLGTPARAVRASSLEFYGQQQNVPAGASVLYRDEDADVGFITKCVMVEGYGNA, encoded by the coding sequence ATGATGAATGCGCAAACGCCGCAGAGTTCACGCAGGGTCGTGTTGACCTACCCCAATCGGCCACGCGAGCCGCAGCACGAGAAAGTTGTTCATGCAGCATTGGCCGAACGCCTTGCTGCCTTGCTGGGGTTGAGTTACGGGGGCGAGTACGATCCGACGCGGCGCTATGACGCCCAACCCTACATCGTCCCGTCGGGCACCGTGGTCGGGCTGCGAGAAGCGCAGGAGTTGGGCCTGAATGAGGAAGGCGATCTCTTTGGTGGCGTCGTGCCGCAGGCCTTCGTTGAAACCAAGGCAATCACTCATCCTCTGGTGCGTCCGGATGCGGTCGCGCCGGTTGGCTGGTCACGGGATTTCAGCACGCAGGTGAAGGGTAGTGTATTGGCCGGCTACAGCGCGTTCAGTATCGAGGATGCCCGTGACGCTGGGCGGCGTTTGCTGAATGAGGGGCCGGTGCGGATCAAGCCGGTACGCGCCACCGGTGGGCGCGGGCAGCAGCGTTTCGATGACAGTGATTCCCTCGACGAGGCCCTGTTTGCGCTCGACGAGAAGGAGTTGGCTCAGTACGGCCTGGTTCTGGAGGCGAATCTGGATCGTGTTACGACCTTTAGCGTCGGACAGGTAAGGGTTGGCGGGCGCTTGGCTAGTTACTACGGCACACAACGCCTGACTCAGGACAATGCGGGTAACGAAGTCTACGGCGGCTCGGATCTGGTCATTGTCGACGGTGATTTCGATGCGCTACTGGCGCTGGATCTACCAGAGACGACCCGCCTGGCGGTCCGCCAGGCTCAGGTCTATGACGAAGCGGCATCGAGCTGTTATCGGCAGTTCTTTGCCTCACGCCGCAATTACGACATCGCTCAGGGTATCGATGGCCGTGGTCAGCCACGCTCCGGCGTGCTGGAGCAGTCTTGGCGTATCGGCGGTGCTAGCAGTGCGGAGATTGCCGCGCTGGAAGTATTCAAGCTGGGAACGCCAGCACGGGCGGTGCGGGCGTCATCGCTCGAGTTCTACGGGCAACAGCAGAACGTGCCGGCAGGCGCCAGTGTGCTGTATCGAGACGAAGATGCAGACGTTGGCTTTATCACCAAGTGTGTAATGGTGGAGGGATATGGCAACGCATAG
- a CDS encoding alpha/beta hydrolase family protein → MATHSEMVDILVGDEHIAGTFLTPPAKMPGVLFVHGWGGSQQRDLSRARGIAGLGCICLSFDLRGHAQTRAQQETVTREQNLDDLLAAYDLLAQHPHIDPAAIAVVGTSYGGYLAAILTSLRPVKWLALRVPALYLDDEWQVPKRQLDRDVLNQLRSRRVLPKENRALAACADFRGDVLIVESEHDTFVPHETIMSYRAAFHSTHSLTHRIIDGADHALSNERCQEAYTSILVNWATEMIIGARLDEKSAGGFKAVEES, encoded by the coding sequence ATGGCAACGCATAGCGAGATGGTCGACATACTGGTCGGCGATGAACACATCGCGGGCACGTTTCTCACGCCGCCAGCGAAAATGCCGGGCGTACTCTTCGTACACGGCTGGGGCGGTAGTCAGCAGCGCGATCTGAGCCGCGCGCGGGGCATTGCCGGGCTTGGCTGTATTTGTCTGTCGTTCGATCTGCGTGGGCACGCGCAGACTCGTGCACAGCAGGAAACGGTGACACGCGAGCAGAATCTCGATGACTTGTTGGCGGCCTATGATCTGCTCGCCCAGCATCCGCATATCGACCCAGCAGCAATCGCCGTGGTGGGCACCAGCTATGGTGGCTACCTCGCTGCTATCCTCACTTCGCTACGACCGGTGAAGTGGCTGGCCCTGCGCGTGCCGGCGCTGTACCTCGACGATGAATGGCAAGTACCCAAGCGGCAGCTCGATCGTGACGTGCTCAACCAGTTGCGAAGCAGGCGTGTGCTGCCGAAGGAGAATCGTGCGCTGGCCGCATGTGCCGACTTTCGCGGTGATGTGCTGATCGTCGAGTCCGAGCACGATACCTTCGTTCCTCACGAAACGATCATGAGTTATCGCGCCGCCTTTCACAGCACCCATTCACTGACTCACCGCATCATCGACGGGGCCGACCATGCGTTGAGCAACGAGCGCTGTCAGGAGGCTTACACCTCGATTCTGGTGAACTGGGCGACCGAGATGATCATCGGCGCGCGCCTCGACGAGAAATCCGCAGGGGGCTTCAAGGCGGTCGAAGAGTCCTGA
- a CDS encoding ion transporter — MAKSSAAQQARRRDGLHAVWEAFIVLLVCINLALILFDSLFALQPVNSTVASLMPQLHERYQQTIHANFQYIDLGFVAIFVLDVLLGWTVALFERRYARWYYYPFAHWYDVLGCIPLAGLRWLRVLRVGTLLIRLQRLGLIDMRGWAIYGVFSRYYYMLIEELSDRVMVRLFGRLQQEIGASDDLSRRLLQEVVRPRKQRLLNDISRRLQDMLETGYRDNRGAIEGYVNQLIHQALASNPEMNNLRRLPMGNRLAATLDDALGDIAARLLQGAVEGMRGPQFQALAGNLADEFFDAWVYQDEQTDLALEELLVDVIEVLKQQVLDRRWSRFVGPTPPPTHPQ, encoded by the coding sequence ATGGCTAAGAGCAGCGCGGCGCAACAAGCACGGCGCCGCGACGGGCTGCATGCAGTCTGGGAAGCGTTCATCGTTCTGCTGGTGTGTATAAACCTGGCGCTGATCCTGTTCGACAGCCTGTTCGCCCTGCAGCCAGTCAACTCTACCGTGGCGAGCCTCATGCCGCAGCTGCATGAGCGATACCAGCAAACCATCCACGCCAACTTCCAGTACATCGACCTGGGCTTCGTGGCGATCTTCGTCCTCGACGTGCTGCTCGGCTGGACCGTGGCGCTTTTCGAGCGCCGTTATGCGCGCTGGTACTACTACCCTTTCGCTCACTGGTATGACGTACTCGGCTGCATCCCTCTGGCAGGGTTGCGCTGGCTACGGGTATTGCGTGTAGGCACCTTGCTGATCCGCCTGCAGCGCCTCGGTCTGATCGACATGCGTGGCTGGGCCATCTACGGCGTGTTCAGCCGCTACTACTACATGCTGATCGAAGAGCTTTCGGACCGGGTGATGGTGCGCCTGTTCGGCCGCCTGCAGCAGGAGATTGGCGCCAGTGATGACCTATCGCGCCGACTGTTGCAGGAAGTGGTTCGGCCACGCAAACAGCGCCTGCTCAACGATATCTCACGGCGTCTGCAAGACATGCTGGAGACCGGCTACCGCGACAACCGTGGGGCCATCGAGGGCTATGTCAATCAGCTGATTCACCAGGCGCTGGCAAGCAATCCGGAAATGAACAACCTGCGCCGGTTGCCCATGGGAAACCGTTTGGCTGCAACGCTCGACGACGCACTGGGAGACATCGCCGCGCGCCTGCTGCAGGGCGCCGTAGAAGGCATGCGCGGTCCACAGTTCCAGGCTCTGGCGGGGAACCTGGCTGATGAGTTTTTCGACGCCTGGGTGTATCAGGACGAGCAGACCGACCTTGCCTTGGAAGAACTGCTGGTAGACGTCATCGAAGTGCTCAAACAGCAGGTGCTCGACCGCCGCTGGAGCCGTTTCGTCGGCCCAACGCCGCCGCCGACACATCCGCAATGA
- a CDS encoding cob(I)yrinic acid a,c-diamide adenosyltransferase, translated as MGNRLSKIYTRTGDSGETGLGDGRRVAKDHPRVEAMGEVDTLNSQLGLLLAELAEAQVQWPALDELISVFAPCQHRLFDLGGELAMPDYQALQDTEVERLEQAIDSWNQELGPLKEFILPGGSRLIALAHLCRSMTRTAERRCQQLNACETIRPVLLAYLNRLSDALFVAARLIARRQGCGEILWQPAAPASVANG; from the coding sequence ATGGGCAATCGACTGTCGAAGATCTACACCCGCACTGGCGATAGCGGCGAAACCGGACTCGGCGACGGCCGCCGGGTTGCCAAGGATCACCCCCGCGTGGAGGCCATGGGCGAGGTCGATACGCTCAACAGCCAGCTCGGCCTGCTGCTCGCCGAGCTGGCCGAGGCGCAGGTGCAATGGCCAGCTCTCGACGAGCTGATCAGCGTGTTCGCGCCCTGCCAGCACCGTTTGTTCGACCTCGGAGGCGAGTTGGCAATGCCTGATTACCAGGCACTGCAGGACACGGAAGTCGAGCGACTGGAACAGGCCATCGATAGCTGGAACCAGGAGCTCGGGCCGCTTAAAGAATTCATCCTGCCAGGCGGTTCCAGATTGATCGCCCTCGCCCACCTCTGTCGCAGCATGACGCGCACTGCCGAACGCCGCTGCCAACAGCTGAATGCCTGCGAAACCATACGCCCGGTATTGCTGGCCTATTTGAACCGACTCTCCGACGCACTGTTCGTCGCCGCCCGATTGATCGCCAGGCGACAGGGCTGCGGCGAGATACTTTGGCAACCTGCTGCTCCGGCAAGCGTCGCTAATGGCTAA
- a CDS encoding sensor histidine kinase produces MILRQRLENLPVGRKLLLALLVLLAAVLLVSNLTFISAAYWISRQSVAPQAMHTLGELFATEELSSRALSSPEAASALLKRLEGYAPLRAAMIYDSEGNSLAQLQQGERLRLPEQLSEVAHWSASEIRANLLVRLPQPDGSTGHLLMVASSELPGAFYTGTLTASLAILVASLLLWVLVARQIRQLITRPIRDLEALSRQVTREEDYSLRAKPGNQDEIGRLADAFNTMLSRMEAREQQLKRARDDAQDAFDHAQGLAEETRHSNRKLELEVQVRSKIEQKLTGFQKYLNSIIDSMPSALIALDEQLYVTQWNQEASALSGTSLDDALNQPVFVAFEPLKPFLAQIRRTSEQHVVAKIERVTWLRNDEPRHYALTCYPLTGAGGRGVVIRIDDITQRINMEEMMVQSEKMLSVGSLAAGMAHEINNPLGAILHNAQNIRRRLSPELERNREAAEETGVRLEAVNQYLQRREIPQLLDGIQQAGSRAAKIVSHMLSFSRMSNRQLADCHLPVLIDQALEIAGNDFALMEGFDFKAIDIVRDFDPRVDRVPCIGNELEQVLLNLLKNAAQAIHAHQGGDAGQIILRTRLNPPWAEIQVEDNGGGIPENVRKRIFEPFFTTKEVGQGTGLGLSVSYFIITNNHQGQMEVQCQPGHGSTFTLRLPLSSPSEPATA; encoded by the coding sequence ATGATCCTGCGTCAGCGCCTCGAAAACCTGCCTGTCGGCCGCAAGCTGTTGCTCGCCCTGCTCGTCCTGCTCGCCGCAGTGCTGCTGGTGTCCAATCTCACCTTTATCAGCGCTGCCTATTGGATTTCTCGGCAAAGCGTGGCGCCCCAGGCCATGCATACCCTTGGAGAGCTGTTCGCCACAGAAGAACTCAGCAGCCGAGCACTATCGTCGCCAGAGGCGGCCAGTGCCTTGCTCAAACGGCTGGAGGGTTACGCGCCGTTACGGGCGGCGATGATCTACGACAGCGAAGGCAATAGCCTCGCGCAGCTGCAGCAAGGGGAGCGACTGCGCCTGCCCGAACAATTAAGCGAGGTTGCGCACTGGAGTGCCAGCGAGATCCGCGCCAACCTGCTGGTCCGGCTACCGCAACCCGACGGCAGCACCGGCCACCTGCTAATGGTCGCCAGCAGCGAGCTGCCTGGCGCCTTCTATACCGGAACGCTGACGGCGAGCCTGGCTATCCTCGTGGCCAGTCTGCTGCTTTGGGTCCTGGTCGCGCGGCAGATCCGCCAGCTCATCACCCGGCCGATTCGCGATCTGGAAGCGCTGTCGCGCCAGGTTACCCGCGAGGAGGACTACTCGCTGCGGGCCAAGCCCGGCAATCAGGACGAAATCGGCAGGCTGGCCGATGCCTTCAACACCATGTTGTCGCGTATGGAAGCCCGCGAACAACAGCTCAAGCGCGCCCGTGACGATGCCCAGGACGCCTTCGATCATGCCCAGGGGCTGGCCGAAGAAACACGTCACTCCAATCGCAAACTGGAGCTGGAGGTTCAGGTACGTAGCAAGATCGAGCAGAAGCTCACAGGTTTTCAGAAGTACCTCAACAGCATCATCGACTCGATGCCTTCTGCTCTGATCGCCCTAGACGAACAGCTCTATGTCACCCAGTGGAACCAGGAGGCCAGTGCACTCTCTGGTACGTCGTTGGACGACGCATTGAATCAGCCGGTCTTCGTCGCCTTCGAGCCGCTCAAACCATTCCTCGCCCAGATTCGACGCACCTCCGAGCAGCACGTGGTGGCGAAAATCGAGCGAGTAACCTGGCTACGCAACGACGAGCCACGCCACTATGCACTGACCTGCTATCCACTGACCGGTGCGGGCGGCCGCGGGGTGGTGATCCGTATCGACGACATCACCCAGCGGATCAACATGGAAGAAATGATGGTGCAGTCAGAGAAGATGCTCTCGGTCGGCAGCCTGGCGGCCGGCATGGCCCACGAGATCAACAACCCCCTCGGCGCCATCCTGCACAACGCGCAGAACATCCGTCGCCGGCTTTCGCCGGAGCTGGAGCGTAACCGTGAAGCGGCCGAGGAAACCGGCGTGCGCCTTGAAGCAGTCAACCAGTATCTGCAGCGTCGTGAGATACCGCAGCTGCTGGACGGTATCCAGCAAGCCGGCTCGCGGGCGGCGAAGATCGTCAGCCACATGCTCAGTTTCAGTCGCATGAGCAATCGTCAGTTGGCCGATTGCCATCTGCCGGTGCTGATCGATCAGGCGCTGGAGATCGCTGGCAACGACTTCGCCCTGATGGAGGGATTCGATTTCAAGGCCATCGATATCGTCCGTGATTTCGACCCGCGAGTGGATCGTGTGCCCTGCATCGGTAACGAGTTGGAACAGGTGCTACTCAATCTGCTGAAAAACGCCGCCCAGGCAATTCATGCCCACCAAGGAGGCGATGCGGGACAGATCATTCTGCGCACACGCCTGAATCCGCCGTGGGCGGAAATCCAGGTAGAGGACAACGGTGGCGGGATTCCGGAGAATGTGCGCAAACGCATCTTCGAGCCGTTCTTCACCACCAAGGAAGTGGGTCAGGGAACCGGACTGGGCCTTTCCGTCTCGTATTTCATCATCACCAACAATCATCAGGGTCAGATGGAAGTGCAGTGCCAACCCGGCCACGGCTCTACCTTCACCCTACGTCTACCGCTGAGCTCACCCAGCGAGCCGGCCACGGCCTGA
- a CDS encoding putative 2-dehydropantoate 2-reductase, translating to MSWHILGVGALGSLWATRLARAGVPVRIILRSSQRLADYQRAGGLTLSEVGESSLHAIPAELPEANTSIQRLLVACKAYDAEAAIARLAPRLANNCEILLLQNGLGSQQAIAERWPQARCIFVSSTEGAYREGPLQVVFAGRGQNWLGDPNGGSAPVWLDELDRAGIPQIWSTDIVARLWRKLALNCAINPLTVLHDCRNGDLLQYREQLAALCQELGTLLEANGQAPAATDLQDEVLRVIEATAANYSSMYQDVRLGRRTEIAYLLGHACRSADALGVAVPLLHDLHDRLRKRLSLRGLPTD from the coding sequence GTGAGCTGGCACATCCTGGGAGTAGGTGCCCTCGGCAGCCTGTGGGCGACCCGTCTGGCCCGAGCAGGCGTCCCGGTGCGGATCATTCTGCGGTCCTCACAGCGCCTCGCCGATTATCAGCGTGCCGGCGGTCTTACGCTGAGCGAAGTGGGCGAGTCCAGCCTGCATGCCATTCCGGCAGAGCTGCCCGAGGCGAACACATCGATCCAGCGCCTGCTGGTCGCCTGCAAGGCCTACGATGCCGAGGCTGCGATTGCTCGATTGGCGCCACGCCTTGCCAACAACTGCGAGATCCTGCTGCTGCAGAATGGCCTGGGCAGCCAACAAGCCATCGCCGAGCGCTGGCCGCAGGCACGCTGCATTTTCGTGTCGAGCACCGAGGGCGCCTATCGCGAAGGCCCCCTGCAGGTGGTGTTCGCTGGGCGCGGCCAGAACTGGCTGGGCGATCCGAACGGCGGCAGCGCGCCGGTCTGGCTGGACGAGCTAGACCGGGCGGGTATTCCGCAAATCTGGAGCACCGACATCGTTGCACGGCTCTGGCGTAAGCTGGCGCTGAACTGCGCGATCAACCCGCTGACCGTGCTTCACGACTGTCGCAACGGCGATTTGCTGCAGTATCGCGAGCAGCTCGCGGCGCTTTGCCAAGAACTCGGCACACTGCTCGAAGCCAATGGCCAGGCGCCTGCAGCCACAGACCTGCAGGACGAAGTGCTGCGGGTGATCGAAGCCACCGCCGCCAACTACTCCTCCATGTATCAAGATGTTCGGCTCGGTCGGCGCACCGAAATCGCCTACCTGCTTGGCCATGCCTGCCGCAGCGCCGACGCACTCGGCGTGGCAGTGCCGCTGTTGCACGACCTGCATGATCGCTTGCGCAAACGCCTGAGCCTGCGCGGATTGCCCACAGACTGA